From one Catharus ustulatus isolate bCatUst1 chromosome 1, bCatUst1.pri.v2, whole genome shotgun sequence genomic stretch:
- the OTUD1 gene encoding OTU domain-containing protein 1: protein MQLYSSVITHYPAAATAAAAAASPSSAAVFKVSLSPGPSSAEAPSAADVAGPNAAAESSGKDSFVAAGGSSSAAAMPAFSSCLEVMPSGPAAGPAGRPAGGPQFSSCAQVTVSRRRPLERIVPIRIVQRSEAAAELVPSSPRGRAWLEGILESVRQAGGDGEAAAEEPSNRSLRLSEHCQALQAAAAGAQPGLVPGCGPAERSGGPAQPGGPAHGQEEEEEAAGPDVRRGPGGRAERSEKLALYLAEVEKQDKYLRQKGRFRFHIIPDGNCLYRAVCKAVYGDQRLHGELREQTVHYIADHLDHFNPIIEGDVGEFLIGAAQDGAWAGYPELLAMGQMLNVNIHLTTGGRPESPTVSTMVHYLGPEDPTRPSIWLSWLSNGHYDAVLDRVCPNPEYEAWCRQTQVQRRRDEELAKSMAVSLSKMYIEQNACS, encoded by the coding sequence ATGCAGCTCTACAGCTCCGTGATCACCCACTACCCGGCGGCCGCCACCGCAGCAGCCGCCGCGGCCTCGCCGAGCTCCGCCGCCGTCTTCAAGGTCTCCTTATCGCCGGGACCCTCCTCCGCGGAGGCACCGAGCGCCGCCGACGTCGCGGGCCCGAACGCGGCCGCCGAGAGCTCGGGCAAGGACAGCTTCGTTGCCGcggggggcagcagcagcgccgccGCCATGCCCGCCTTCTCGTCCTGCCTGGAGGTGATGCCGAGCGGCCCCgcggcgggcccggccgggCGGCCGGCGGGCGGCCCGCAGTTCAGCTCCTGCGCTCAGGTCACCGTCAGCCGCCGCCGGCCGCTGGAGCGCATCGTGCCCATCCGCATCGTGCAGCGCTCCGAGGCCGCCGCGGAGCTGGTGCCGAGCTCGCCGCGCGGCCGCGCCTGGCTGGAGGGCATCCTGGAGAGCGTGCGGCAGGCCGGGGGCGACGGCGAGGCCGCCGCCGAGGAGCCCAGCAACCGCAGCCTGCGGCTCAGCGAGCACTGCCAGGCGCTGCAGGCGGCGGCCGCCGGCGCCCAGCCCGGGCTGGTTCCCGGGTGCGGCCccgcggagcggagcgggggcCCCGCGCAGCCCGGCGGCCCCGCGCACggccaggaggaggaggaggaggcggcggggcccgACGTGCGGCGGGGGCCCGGCGGCAGAGCGGAGCGCAGCGAGAAGCTGGCGCTGTACCTGGCCGAGGTGGAGAAGCAAGACAAGTACCTGCGGCAGAAGGGCCGGTTCCGCTTCCACATCATCCCCGACGGGAACTGCCTGTACCGCGCCGTCTGCAAGGCGGTGTACGGGGACCAGCGGCTGCACGGCGAGCTCCGCGAGCAGACCGTGCACTACATCGCCGACCACCTGGACCACTTCAACCCCATCATCGAGGGCGACGTGGGAGAGTTCCTCATCGGTGCCGCCCAGGACGGGGCCTGGGCCGGCTACCCGGAGCTGCTGGCCATGGGGCAGATGCTGAACGTGAACATCCACCTGACCACGGGCGGCCGGCCCGAGAGCCCCACCGTTTCCACCATGGTTCACTACCTGGGGCCCGAGGACCCGACGCGGCCCAGTATCTGGCTGAGCTGGCTTAGCAATGGGCACTACGATGCTGTGCTGGACCGCGTGTGCCCCAACCCCGAGTACGAGGCGTGGTGCAGACAGACTCAGGTACAGCGCAGGCGGGACGAGGAGCTGGCCAAGTCCATGGCAGTGTCCTTGTCCAAGATGTACATTGAGCAGAACGCCTGCTCCTGA